One Microbacterium esteraromaticum genomic window carries:
- a CDS encoding carbohydrate ABC transporter permease: MRDTTMKTRAADQLQFTPRPGQLRRRRRERLAWWVRGLIMSAIALLFLTPFLWMLSSSLKANGDIFEMPLRWIPDPMVWANYINVWFGERSMVRYFGNSTIVVVATIIGQLAVVTLAGYAFGQLKFKGQNVLFIAFLATSMVPAQLLLVPRFMFFRQIGLYDTLWALILPGLASVFSTFLLRQHFASAPRELGEAARLDGASEWRIFFHIYLPLSRPMLAALAILIFDATWNDFESALIMITDESKFTIPLGLTRFMSEDGTVSLGPALAGSVSSLIPILIVFLIFQRQFMQSMARAGLR, translated from the coding sequence ATGAGAGACACGACCATGAAGACGCGAGCCGCAGACCAGCTGCAGTTCACCCCGCGCCCGGGTCAGCTTCGACGCAGGCGCCGCGAGCGCCTCGCGTGGTGGGTGCGCGGCCTGATCATGTCGGCCATCGCCCTGCTGTTCCTCACCCCCTTCCTGTGGATGCTCTCGTCATCGCTGAAGGCCAACGGCGACATCTTCGAGATGCCCCTGCGGTGGATCCCCGACCCGATGGTGTGGGCGAACTACATCAACGTATGGTTCGGCGAGCGCTCGATGGTGCGCTACTTCGGCAACTCCACGATCGTCGTCGTCGCCACCATCATCGGCCAGCTCGCGGTCGTCACCCTCGCCGGCTACGCCTTCGGGCAGTTGAAGTTCAAGGGCCAGAACGTGCTGTTCATCGCGTTCCTGGCGACGTCGATGGTGCCCGCCCAGCTGCTGCTGGTGCCGCGGTTCATGTTCTTCCGCCAGATCGGTCTCTACGACACGCTGTGGGCGCTGATCCTGCCAGGCCTCGCCTCGGTGTTCTCGACATTCCTGCTGAGACAGCACTTCGCCTCGGCGCCACGGGAGCTGGGCGAGGCGGCACGACTGGACGGCGCGAGCGAGTGGCGCATCTTCTTCCACATCTACCTGCCGCTGTCGCGTCCGATGCTCGCTGCCCTCGCCATCCTGATCTTCGACGCCACGTGGAACGACTTCGAGAGCGCGCTGATCATGATCACCGACGAGTCGAAGTTCACCATCCCGCTCGGTCTCACGAGGTTCATGTCGGAGGACGGCACCGTGTCGCTCGGGCCGGCACTGGCGGGATCGGTCTCGTCGCTCATCCCGATCCTGATCGTCTTCCTCATCTTCCAGCGGCAGTTCATGCAGTCGATGGCGCGCGCAGGGCTGCGCTGA
- a CDS encoding class I fructose-bisphosphate aldolase codes for MTRITPADLARLRDVRAVEPEAVARAHATRSRRPLLGDDGRLFIVAADHPARGALGVGLDPLAMADRGDLLDRLAEALSHPGVDGVLGTADILDDLALMGLLDDKVVVASMNRGGLRGSTFEMDDRFTAIDASSASRIGADMTKVLIRVDVDDPGTVSTLESTGHVVAECAAAGLPVMLEPFISRRIEGKVVNDLSADAVIHSIAIAAGLGGTSSHSWLKLPVVDDMERVMAATTLPTLLLGGDSGPDLDATLLRWEHALRLPGVRGLTVGRTLLYPTDGDVTSAVSQAAGLVHPSYAGRDGAPGWDQAMTDIDRGFARKD; via the coding sequence ATGACACGCATCACACCCGCTGACCTCGCCCGTCTGCGCGATGTCCGCGCCGTCGAGCCCGAAGCCGTGGCTCGCGCGCACGCCACCCGCTCGCGCCGCCCTCTGCTCGGTGACGACGGGCGCCTGTTCATCGTCGCCGCGGATCATCCCGCGCGCGGAGCGCTCGGCGTCGGCCTCGATCCTCTCGCGATGGCCGACCGCGGAGATCTGCTCGACCGGCTCGCCGAGGCGCTCAGCCACCCCGGGGTCGACGGCGTTCTCGGCACCGCCGACATCCTCGACGATCTCGCCCTGATGGGCCTGCTCGACGACAAGGTGGTCGTCGCATCGATGAACCGCGGCGGGCTGCGCGGCTCGACCTTCGAGATGGACGACCGCTTCACCGCGATCGACGCGAGCTCGGCGAGCCGCATCGGCGCAGACATGACCAAGGTGCTGATCCGGGTGGATGTCGACGATCCGGGCACCGTGTCGACTCTCGAATCGACGGGACACGTGGTCGCCGAATGCGCCGCAGCCGGTCTGCCCGTGATGCTCGAGCCCTTCATCAGCCGCCGGATCGAGGGCAAGGTCGTCAACGACCTGTCGGCCGACGCGGTGATCCATTCGATCGCCATCGCCGCCGGACTCGGCGGCACGAGCTCGCACAGCTGGCTGAAGCTGCCCGTGGTCGACGACATGGAGCGCGTGATGGCGGCGACGACCCTGCCGACCCTGCTGCTCGGCGGCGACTCCGGCCCCGACCTCGATGCGACTCTGCTCCGATGGGAGCACGCTCTGCGGCTCCCCGGTGTGCGCGGCCTGACGGTCGGACGCACACTGCTCTACCCGACCGACGGCGATGTCACGTCGGCGGTGTCCCAGGCGGCCGGTCTCGTGCACCCTTCCTATGCTGGGCGAGACGGGGCTCCTGGGTGGGATCAGGCGATGACTGACATCGACCGCGGATTCGCGCGGAAAGACTGA
- a CDS encoding DUF4432 family protein, with protein sequence MTFDHRIITVSGWEAHRLSTSEVDVTVIPAKGGDVHAIAHRPTGVDLLWTPRWGLRPPYALPLPGVPEALALDRSGGGWNTMFPNAGRASVEHGVDWGFHGETWLAPFDAEVVDGGIVMRATLARSPFIVSKRVIVADARVTVTETVTHVGARPVDVLWCQHPAFGEPLIGPATTVEITGCVVNPDMPDDVPPTVAPPRWPDHNETDGSHHDLGRLDADRSGVSRLAFLGSFDDEQVRARIRNPELGLGVQLEWSREDFPFAWYWYEAGGRQDYPWFGAAHSLALEPASGYPSGVRRARELTGTATTIQPGATVTKTVTLSVIPA encoded by the coding sequence ATGACTTTCGATCACCGGATCATCACCGTCTCGGGGTGGGAGGCGCATCGCCTCTCGACCTCCGAGGTCGATGTCACCGTCATCCCCGCCAAGGGCGGCGACGTGCACGCGATCGCCCATCGACCGACCGGTGTGGACCTGCTGTGGACTCCGCGCTGGGGCCTGCGGCCGCCCTACGCCCTGCCTCTTCCGGGCGTTCCCGAGGCGCTGGCCCTCGATCGCTCCGGCGGCGGGTGGAACACGATGTTCCCGAACGCCGGACGGGCGAGCGTCGAGCACGGCGTGGACTGGGGATTCCACGGCGAGACCTGGCTCGCGCCGTTCGACGCGGAGGTCGTCGATGGCGGGATCGTGATGCGCGCGACGCTCGCGCGCAGCCCGTTCATCGTGTCGAAGCGCGTGATAGTGGCTGATGCCCGCGTGACGGTCACCGAGACGGTGACTCATGTGGGCGCGCGCCCCGTCGATGTGCTCTGGTGCCAGCATCCGGCTTTCGGAGAGCCGCTGATCGGCCCGGCGACGACGGTCGAGATCACCGGATGCGTGGTGAACCCCGACATGCCCGACGACGTGCCGCCGACCGTGGCGCCCCCGCGCTGGCCGGACCACAACGAGACCGACGGCTCGCACCACGACCTCGGTCGGCTCGACGCCGATCGCAGCGGGGTGTCACGGCTGGCGTTCCTGGGATCGTTCGATGACGAGCAGGTGCGCGCGCGCATCCGCAATCCCGAGCTCGGCCTCGGCGTGCAGCTCGAGTGGAGTCGCGAGGACTTCCCGTTCGCCTGGTACTGGTACGAGGCCGGCGGCAGGCAGGACTACCCGTGGTTCGGGGCGGCGCACTCGCTCGCCCTCGAACCCGCGAGCGGTTATCCGAGCGGAGTGCGCCGTGCGCGCGAGCTGACCGGCACGGCGACGACCATCCAGCCCGGCGCGACCGTGACGAAGACCGTCACGCTGTCGGTCATCCCCGCCTGA
- a CDS encoding ABC transporter substrate-binding protein yields MVSNNNGISRRSLLIGGLGLAATTTLLAACGPSETSAKKPVEDKGTEAEGSLVVWGGVDPAMGPQALIDAFMKKHPKIKVEYVRFVNNEEGILKLDTALQGGVPIDVFFSYGTVDIARRSAAGLAMDLTDLAKKDDQLKMFVEKEPISTRVDGKLYSIPTSMYPNYVALNADALEKAKIDVPFDWTIDDYHDVAQKLKKSGFEVGAYNAPKPFPATLGGDYLYKDGGKESNFDHRSYREELDLVLAMEDDDSIFTQERLLAEGIGGYAQNYFLNGTFGMMIDGNNVIRYAKNLAEYPHDFRVTFRPYPAPAGGKPYFNPGVRGDDVQISSKTQYAAAAWTFVKFWMGEGADHMTTAGKISPDQFANPSDQMYENLFGPDADKLFDVDAFNKTFFTEEPPMSVRAITTAYTEISTMKSKMESEVRLRTKSVKDAIAELKQSADEAIAKAS; encoded by the coding sequence GTGGTCAGCAACAACAACGGCATCAGCAGGCGCAGCCTGCTGATCGGAGGCCTCGGGCTCGCAGCGACGACGACGCTGCTCGCGGCATGCGGTCCGAGCGAGACGTCGGCGAAGAAGCCGGTCGAAGACAAGGGCACCGAGGCCGAGGGCAGCCTCGTGGTCTGGGGTGGCGTGGATCCCGCCATGGGCCCGCAGGCCCTCATCGACGCCTTCATGAAGAAGCACCCGAAGATCAAGGTCGAGTACGTCCGCTTCGTCAACAACGAGGAGGGCATCCTCAAGCTCGACACCGCGCTGCAGGGCGGCGTGCCCATCGACGTCTTCTTCTCGTACGGCACCGTCGACATCGCACGGCGTTCGGCGGCGGGTCTGGCGATGGACCTCACGGACCTCGCGAAGAAGGACGATCAGCTCAAGATGTTCGTCGAGAAGGAGCCGATCAGCACCCGAGTCGACGGCAAGCTGTACTCGATCCCCACCTCGATGTACCCCAACTACGTCGCACTCAACGCCGATGCCCTCGAGAAGGCCAAGATCGACGTGCCCTTCGACTGGACGATCGACGACTACCACGACGTGGCGCAGAAGCTGAAGAAGTCCGGGTTCGAGGTGGGCGCCTACAACGCCCCCAAGCCGTTCCCGGCCACTCTCGGCGGCGACTACCTGTACAAGGACGGCGGCAAGGAGTCGAACTTCGACCACCGGTCGTATCGCGAAGAGCTCGATCTCGTGCTCGCGATGGAGGACGACGACTCGATCTTCACCCAGGAACGCCTCCTGGCCGAGGGGATCGGCGGCTACGCGCAGAACTACTTCCTCAACGGAACGTTCGGCATGATGATCGACGGCAACAACGTCATCCGCTATGCCAAGAACCTCGCGGAGTACCCGCACGACTTCCGCGTGACCTTCCGTCCCTACCCGGCGCCCGCGGGCGGCAAGCCGTACTTCAACCCCGGCGTGCGCGGTGACGACGTGCAGATCTCGTCGAAGACCCAGTACGCCGCTGCCGCCTGGACCTTCGTCAAGTTCTGGATGGGAGAGGGCGCCGACCACATGACCACGGCCGGCAAGATCAGCCCCGACCAGTTCGCGAACCCGTCCGACCAGATGTACGAGAACCTGTTCGGGCCCGACGCCGACAAGCTGTTCGACGTCGATGCGTTCAACAAGACCTTCTTCACCGAGGAGCCCCCGATGTCGGTGCGTGCGATCACCACCGCGTACACCGAGATCTCCACCATGAAGTCGAAGATGGAGAGCGAGGTGCGCCTGCGCACGAAGTCGGTCAAGGACGCCATCGCAGAGCTCAAGCAGAGTGCGGACGAGGCGATCGCCAAGGCGAGCTGA
- a CDS encoding carbohydrate ABC transporter permease: protein MFLAPTILSVAAFLIIPLVAGLLIAFTDWNVVSGIEGIRWIGMANFQEILGDEMFWESTGRTMFYAGIGTPLTVAIGVLLGLALNRPMPLRGILRAIFFLPSLVNVIAAGTVWLLLLHPTNGLVNDVLRALGITEPPGWFISQDWALPAVILMSVWIGAGYVAILVIAALQDMPEDLYEAATLDGANAWRRFWTVTFPGLVPIMTFLVITSFIGRSQAFGMIQFMTSGGPGDSTTVLSYYMYEVGFHSYRFGYAAAIGVMSMLGVLVLSVGLFRLQRGRSLYS from the coding sequence ATGTTCCTGGCGCCGACGATCCTCTCGGTCGCCGCGTTCCTGATCATCCCGCTCGTCGCGGGGCTGCTCATCGCCTTCACCGACTGGAATGTGGTGTCGGGGATCGAGGGCATCCGCTGGATCGGCATGGCCAACTTCCAGGAGATCCTCGGCGACGAGATGTTCTGGGAGTCGACCGGGCGCACGATGTTCTACGCCGGCATCGGCACCCCGCTCACGGTCGCTATCGGCGTGCTGCTCGGCCTCGCCCTGAACCGCCCGATGCCGTTGCGCGGCATCCTCCGCGCCATCTTCTTCCTTCCCTCGCTGGTCAACGTGATCGCGGCCGGCACCGTCTGGCTGCTGCTGCTGCACCCGACCAACGGGCTGGTCAACGATGTGCTGCGTGCGCTGGGGATCACCGAGCCCCCGGGATGGTTCATCTCCCAGGACTGGGCGCTTCCGGCGGTCATCCTCATGTCGGTGTGGATCGGCGCCGGCTATGTCGCGATCCTCGTGATCGCCGCTCTGCAGGACATGCCCGAAGACCTGTACGAGGCCGCGACGCTCGACGGCGCGAACGCCTGGCGCCGGTTCTGGACGGTCACCTTCCCGGGCCTCGTCCCGATCATGACCTTCCTGGTCATCACCTCGTTCATCGGCCGCTCCCAGGCGTTCGGCATGATCCAGTTCATGACATCCGGCGGCCCCGGTGACTCGACCACCGTGCTGTCGTACTACATGTACGAAGTGGGCTTCCACTCGTACCGCTTCGGCTACGCAGCGGCGATCGGGGTGATGAGCATGCTCGGCGTGCTCGTGCTGTCGGTCGGCCTGTTCCGGCTTCAGCGAGGGCGGAGCCTCTACTCATGA
- a CDS encoding family 43 glycosylhydrolase, whose amino-acid sequence MARRTRSLLSSIAILALTLAGLTATAAAASAAAGTTVYLAAASGDDQASGTDPAQPVRSLDRALALVADGGGRVVLMDDYRLSASLTEPAHTEKILITSDDGERAYPGRLVFGDTAFIEYNLSGPTDFADLTVVTSQWAVFAANFHPIAFGEGMKMVSTPKDGVRQVFVVGGYHGPSADDTVLDADSHITIGSGTFYKVAGFSRGKGVGTQTYTGTSHITMTGGIVQEIFGASLENHYSGSTRIAMSGGRVGTLHTAGDVTRYIVGSASVELTGGNVNTIDINNVVEDVDLTLGHATWGAIKAANAWGGEDRHQQILAFAPVRTVRFAGQYVDQEQVAALRDIFDVLINTADVRVSAGGSGTECTVASPCGSLQTALGLLAADGGAITISGAVPWDVDPATLAAGAGSVSFVGDGTAAISFPAGTEARLARDVTFTSLALANEGPLTLLADGADLTIGDGVTVADADQASLAGVSDSASITVRSGTFSRVVGITGLTGDFAGSTEVTIAGGEVVQLWAGTDQKHAVANATVTVSGGTVRKLTASGARITSSLTARFITGQVARADLRGVDGEARVRLGAAKVGSISVDGWAPADDAERILTRLPGADSKLAAKIASAFTTVRDDEVVYVSATGTGDGSSPAHAAGELKTAIAALSGDGRVVLTDGLTVDGTDLGSHSASVVLTSDDGDIDFAADGAALQIEGAVRLGGPTTIEKLLLQSPTINGTIYAMGHPLTIGTEVRTEFTRRGETLIGIVGGRDDTTATATSSVTVKGGEWSSLRGGTDNSGASTSGSRIDVRVEGGTFQGPVVLAHRGTGSGDVAATITGGTFTQGVYAVYEEDARPYSADYDVDLTVSGGEFWATIAPAKSRSTVLAGTFDLTVSGGTFAHLTDLLGSEGFAGSMASTLSVDPAVDITAPPTGELTFTNPLVRAADPYMFVHQGQYYFIATGGTTLSLYKVANPADLSQAVGSVIYAPDDMANLWSPEIHHLSSDEVGEENAGWYLYLSAAQLGEGAAEGQRQYVLKALDGDDLFGRWGDPVTGEVDVARRITNVDHADFNAESFVAGISLMRVAGETHITYVAEVGRGTSDFHQTINMSRIVNPWTLKGDPTIITRSEYDWEEHGYAQSTSDPNMWWPKVVEGATAVYGHDGEVYLAYSASGYWTIYYAIGYLKYVGGDPMDAANWVKNPTPIMSKNSEVTGTGTGPNFTDHEGTDWFMFQARPGTSTTTARYAFIEPYVADGDGLRIGDGSGHPAPLSKTYTMSVNPIPLADKISGFTS is encoded by the coding sequence ATGGCTCGCCGAACACGCTCGCTGCTCTCATCCATCGCAATACTGGCCCTCACCTTGGCCGGGCTGACGGCGACAGCCGCAGCCGCCTCGGCGGCCGCCGGAACCACGGTGTATCTCGCCGCGGCATCCGGCGACGACCAGGCATCCGGCACCGATCCAGCCCAGCCGGTCCGCTCGCTCGACCGCGCGCTCGCACTCGTCGCAGACGGGGGCGGGCGCGTCGTGCTGATGGACGACTACCGTCTCAGCGCCAGCCTCACCGAACCGGCGCACACCGAGAAGATCCTCATCACCAGCGACGACGGCGAGCGCGCTTACCCAGGCCGTCTCGTGTTCGGCGACACCGCGTTCATCGAGTACAACCTCAGCGGTCCCACCGACTTCGCCGATCTCACCGTGGTCACCTCGCAGTGGGCCGTGTTCGCGGCGAACTTCCACCCGATCGCCTTCGGCGAGGGCATGAAGATGGTCAGCACCCCCAAGGACGGCGTGCGCCAGGTCTTCGTCGTCGGCGGGTACCACGGCCCGTCGGCCGACGACACCGTGCTCGACGCCGACTCGCACATCACGATCGGATCGGGCACGTTCTACAAGGTGGCCGGCTTCAGCCGCGGCAAGGGCGTCGGCACCCAGACGTACACCGGCACCTCGCACATCACGATGACCGGCGGCATCGTGCAGGAGATCTTCGGCGCCTCGCTCGAGAACCACTACTCGGGCAGCACCAGGATCGCGATGAGCGGCGGCCGCGTCGGCACGCTGCACACCGCGGGCGACGTCACCCGCTACATCGTCGGCTCAGCATCCGTCGAGCTGACCGGCGGCAACGTCAACACGATCGACATCAACAACGTCGTCGAAGACGTCGACCTCACGCTGGGTCACGCCACGTGGGGCGCCATCAAGGCGGCGAACGCCTGGGGCGGTGAGGACCGTCATCAGCAGATCCTCGCCTTCGCCCCGGTGCGCACGGTGCGCTTCGCCGGGCAGTACGTCGACCAGGAGCAGGTCGCCGCGCTCCGAGACATCTTCGACGTGCTGATCAACACCGCCGACGTGCGGGTGAGCGCAGGCGGCTCGGGCACCGAATGCACCGTCGCCTCTCCGTGCGGAAGCCTGCAGACGGCCCTCGGCCTGCTCGCGGCGGACGGCGGCGCAATCACGATCAGCGGCGCCGTCCCGTGGGATGTCGACCCCGCCACCCTCGCCGCCGGAGCCGGAAGCGTCAGCTTCGTCGGCGACGGCACGGCGGCCATCTCGTTCCCGGCGGGCACCGAGGCGCGGCTCGCGCGCGACGTGACCTTCACCTCCCTCGCACTCGCGAACGAGGGCCCGCTCACGCTGCTGGCCGACGGCGCCGATCTCACGATCGGCGACGGAGTGACCGTGGCGGATGCGGATCAGGCGAGCCTCGCGGGAGTCAGCGACAGCGCATCCATCACGGTGCGATCCGGCACGTTCTCGCGCGTCGTGGGCATCACCGGACTGACCGGCGACTTCGCCGGAAGCACCGAGGTCACGATCGCAGGCGGCGAGGTCGTGCAGCTGTGGGCCGGCACCGATCAGAAGCACGCCGTGGCGAACGCGACAGTGACGGTCTCGGGGGGAACGGTGCGCAAGCTCACCGCCTCCGGAGCACGGATAACGTCGTCGCTGACGGCGCGGTTCATCACCGGCCAGGTCGCCCGTGCGGATCTGCGCGGGGTCGACGGCGAGGCGCGAGTGCGCCTGGGTGCCGCCAAGGTGGGTTCCATCTCGGTCGACGGCTGGGCGCCGGCGGACGATGCGGAGCGCATCCTGACCCGTCTGCCCGGAGCAGACAGCAAGCTCGCAGCCAAGATCGCGTCGGCCTTCACGACCGTGCGCGACGACGAGGTCGTCTACGTCTCGGCGACCGGAACCGGCGACGGCAGCAGCCCTGCCCACGCCGCCGGCGAGCTGAAGACCGCGATCGCCGCCCTCTCAGGCGACGGGCGGGTCGTGCTCACTGACGGACTCACCGTCGACGGCACCGATCTCGGCTCGCACAGCGCGAGCGTGGTGCTGACCTCCGACGACGGCGACATCGACTTCGCCGCCGACGGCGCCGCTCTGCAGATCGAGGGCGCGGTGCGCCTGGGCGGTCCGACCACGATCGAGAAGCTGCTGCTGCAGTCGCCGACCATCAACGGAACCATCTACGCGATGGGTCACCCGCTGACGATCGGCACCGAGGTGCGCACCGAGTTCACCCGGCGCGGAGAGACGCTCATCGGCATCGTCGGCGGCCGCGACGACACGACTGCCACCGCCACCTCGTCGGTCACCGTCAAGGGCGGTGAGTGGTCGTCGCTTCGCGGCGGCACCGACAACAGCGGCGCGTCGACGAGCGGCTCGCGCATCGATGTCAGGGTCGAGGGCGGCACGTTCCAGGGTCCGGTCGTGCTCGCTCACCGCGGCACCGGCTCTGGCGATGTCGCGGCGACCATCACGGGCGGAACGTTCACGCAGGGCGTGTACGCCGTGTATGAGGAGGACGCACGCCCCTACTCGGCCGACTACGACGTCGACCTGACGGTGAGCGGCGGCGAGTTCTGGGCCACGATCGCCCCGGCGAAGTCGCGCTCGACGGTGCTTGCCGGCACCTTCGACCTCACCGTGAGCGGCGGCACCTTCGCGCACCTGACGGATCTGCTGGGCAGCGAGGGCTTTGCGGGCAGCATGGCGAGCACACTGAGCGTCGACCCCGCCGTCGACATCACGGCGCCGCCGACGGGAGAGCTGACGTTCACCAACCCGCTCGTGCGAGCTGCCGACCCGTACATGTTCGTGCATCAGGGGCAGTACTACTTCATCGCCACCGGCGGCACGACGCTGTCGCTGTACAAGGTCGCGAACCCCGCCGACCTGTCGCAGGCGGTCGGGTCGGTGATCTACGCGCCCGATGACATGGCCAACCTGTGGTCTCCCGAGATCCACCACCTCTCGTCGGACGAGGTCGGAGAGGAGAACGCCGGCTGGTACCTGTACCTCTCGGCAGCGCAGCTCGGCGAGGGAGCGGCCGAGGGCCAGCGGCAGTACGTGCTGAAGGCTCTCGACGGAGACGATCTGTTCGGCCGCTGGGGCGACCCGGTGACGGGTGAGGTCGATGTGGCGCGACGCATCACCAACGTCGACCACGCCGACTTCAACGCCGAGAGCTTCGTGGCGGGCATCTCGCTGATGCGCGTCGCCGGCGAGACGCACATCACCTATGTCGCCGAGGTCGGTCGAGGCACCTCGGACTTCCATCAGACGATCAACATGAGCCGCATCGTCAACCCCTGGACGCTCAAGGGCGACCCGACCATCATCACCCGCTCGGAGTACGACTGGGAGGAGCACGGCTACGCGCAGTCGACCAGCGACCCGAACATGTGGTGGCCGAAGGTCGTCGAAGGAGCGACTGCGGTCTACGGCCACGACGGAGAGGTCTATCTCGCCTACTCCGCCAGCGGCTACTGGACGATCTACTATGCGATCGGCTACCTCAAGTACGTCGGCGGCGATCCGATGGATGCGGCCAACTGGGTGAAGAACCCGACCCCGATCATGAGCAAGAACTCAGAGGTCACGGGTACGGGCACCGGTCCGAACTTCACCGACCACGAGGGCACCGACTGGTTCATGTTCCAGGCTCGCCCCGGCACGTCGACCACCACGGCGCGCTATGCGTTCATCGAGCCCTACGTCGCCGACGGCGACGGCCTGCGGATCGGCGACGGATCGGGACACCCCGCACCGCTGTCGAAGACGTACACGATGAGCGTGAACCCGATCCCCCTGGCCGACAAGATCAGCGGCTTCACCTCCTGA
- a CDS encoding SDR family NAD(P)-dependent oxidoreductase: MKSALITGASRGIGAGCALAFAREGYAVGINHRSSEDDAERVAEQCRDLGVEAEVFAADVSDAGEAQAMVQSFVERFGRIDALINNAGGALRMPRGGFVDMPLEYWDSQIALNLSAASYCAQAAARSMITAGVHGAIINVSSIHGDVTWVRRKSLPYSAAKGGLNMLTKSLAVELISYGINVNGIAPGLIHTKALDRYSERDLEAFNRKIPFGGGGTPADIAEVAVFLADKSRSRFIVGQTITVDGGQSIDGSIDAMLDDPY, from the coding sequence ATGAAGTCGGCGCTGATCACCGGAGCCTCGCGGGGAATCGGAGCGGGATGCGCGCTCGCCTTCGCGCGCGAGGGGTACGCCGTCGGCATCAACCACCGCTCCTCCGAAGACGATGCCGAGCGCGTCGCCGAGCAGTGCCGCGACCTCGGCGTCGAGGCCGAGGTCTTCGCGGCCGACGTGTCGGACGCCGGTGAGGCTCAGGCGATGGTGCAGAGCTTCGTCGAGCGCTTCGGTCGCATCGATGCGCTGATCAACAACGCCGGCGGCGCTCTGCGGATGCCGCGCGGCGGCTTCGTCGACATGCCCCTGGAGTACTGGGACAGCCAGATCGCACTCAACCTGAGCGCCGCGTCGTACTGCGCGCAGGCGGCCGCCAGGTCGATGATCACGGCAGGCGTTCACGGCGCCATCATCAACGTCTCGTCGATCCACGGCGATGTCACCTGGGTGCGCCGCAAGTCGCTGCCGTACTCGGCGGCGAAGGGCGGACTCAACATGCTGACGAAGTCGCTGGCGGTGGAGCTCATCTCGTACGGGATCAACGTCAACGGCATCGCGCCGGGCCTCATCCACACCAAAGCGCTCGATCGATACTCCGAGCGCGATCTCGAGGCCTTCAACCGCAAGATCCCGTTCGGCGGGGGCGGCACGCCCGCCGACATCGCCGAGGTCGCGGTGTTCCTCGCCGACAAGAGCCGAAGCCGGTTCATCGTCGGCCAGACGATCACGGTCGACGGGGGCCAGTCGATCGACGGTTCGATCGACGCCATGCTCGACGACCCGTACTGA